One Hypanus sabinus isolate sHypSab1 chromosome X2 unlocalized genomic scaffold, sHypSab1.hap1 SUPER_X2_unloc_1, whole genome shotgun sequence genomic region harbors:
- the LOC132385679 gene encoding uncharacterized protein LOC132385679 — MEIFDYCSPPSDTLTANQRTPLVESCFHWLRSVSGRDTGRTEVWNRERVDLVRDPRLGGAPGVKAATAAGVLNPSDGGGEDSGGDSVRCFSHTGGARSFPAVDRGLLSGVSSRSCLLLLGSGSWPAAAADGAPECERSPVQKDRLKVKGEPGAKVIPKILGDSQMATAKVSKAMSNNRGLKGQPCLVPQDNRKNGDLRLLIEQGELRAPDIYRQPLRLFHVLLVYLHWRFVVFCTVADLSVIQI; from the exons CAGTCCGCCCTCGgacacactcacagccaatcagcgaACACCGCTGGTAGAATCTTGCTTCCATTggctgaggagtgtcagtgggcgggacACTGGGCGGACCGAAGTTTGGAACCGGGAACGAGTGGACCTGGTGAGAGACCCGAGATTGGGAGGAGCTCCCGGGGTAAAGGCTGCAACAGCGGCCGGAGTTTTGAATCCTtccgatggcggaggtgaagattcgggcggagattccgtgagatgtttcagccacacagggggtgcccggtctttccccgccgtggatcggggcctgttgtccggagtttcctcccggtcctgtctcctgctgctgggatccgggagctggcccgcagcggctgccgatggagCTCCGGAGTGtgagcgctcccctgtgcaaaaggacaggctgaaggtcaagggagaaccaggcgcaaag gtaataccaaaaatattaggtgattcacaaatggcaacggctaaagtttccaaagcaatgtctaataatagaggacttaaagggcagccttgcctcGTGCCACAGGACAACCGAAAAAATGGAGATCTTCGATTATTG attgaacagggagagctgagagcaccggacatctatcggcagccgctgcggttatttcatgttctccttgtttatttgcattggcggtttgttgtcttttgcactgtggctgatctttcagtgatccaAATATAG